In Clostridiisalibacter paucivorans DSM 22131, the genomic stretch CCCTATCATTTAAGTAATTAATTAGAGGAGGTAATATCTTTTTAGTGGGTACAGGTCTTGTTATGTCACTTACCATTATAGCTACCCTCTGTCCAATTTTTATCACTTCATCCAATGATTTTATGCCTATTGGGTTATGTAATGCCCTCTCCACTTCTCTTATTTCGTCCGTATATGTTATATTTTCTTTTCTCGTATTAGCTTCTAATACGCCTTTAAAATTCTTTTCAGGAACATCTATGTCTATTTTTCCCTTACCATATTTTAATTCAAGCTTACCCATATCCCTTTTCTCCTTTCAAAACATAATACCCTTCTTAAATAGAATAAGTTAGTAGCTAACGGTTAGTAGTTATTAGTTTAACGATGAAAACCATAGAATTTTCACAATCAACTATGAACTACTAACTACCAACCACTAACTTGCTTTCACATCTAAGTCCTACAAAATAAAGAAAGGCATTATAATCAAATCTACAATCTTACAGCTTTAGCCCAAATTACATTCTCAACCTTAGTCAAAGCATCTAAAGTATCTTTTGAAACAATGTCGTCCACATTTAAAAGCATCAATGCTCTTTCTCCCGGTTTATTTCTTCCCACTTGCATTTTTGCTATGTTCACATTTTCTATAGCCAATGTAGTTCCTATTTTTCCTATTACACCTGGCACGTCAATGTTTTGCACAAAAATCATGAATTCACTAGGTTCTACATCTACTTCATATCCTTCTATTTCTACTATCTTACCTTCATTTTTTGATGATAAATTACCTGATATAGTAAATGTCTTATTTTTTCCTCTAACTTTTACTGTTATTAATTGAGTATATCCATTAAATACATCCATCTTTTTATTTTCTTTTAATGCAATCCCTCTTTGTTCTGCTAACATTTTAGCATTAACATAGTTTACATGTTCTCCAACAACTGGGCTCAATAGACCTTTAAGAAAGGCTATTGTTGCCATGTCTGTTTCCTGCCTTGCTACATTACCATAGTAACTTATTTCTACCTTTTCTACAGGATCATTATAAAGCTGATAATAAATACCTCCTAACTTATCCATTAAATCAATATATGGTTTCGTTGTTATTAGCTCATCCCTGTTTAAAGTAGGTAAGTTAACAGCATTTGTTACAACTTCTCCTTTAAGTGCACTTATTACTTGATTAGCTATGGTCACTCCTACGTTTTGTTGAGCTTCTAATGTACTTGCACCTATATGGGGAGTAACTATTACATTGTCATATTCATACAATGGGTTATCGTAGCATGGTTCCACTTCATGCACATCTATACCTGCACTGGCTATTTTCCCATTTTTTATTCCTTTAAGTATAGCCTGCTCTGATATAATACCACCTCTTGCAGCATTAACAAGTCTTACTCCTTCCTTCATAATCTCTATTTCGTCTTCTCCTATCATTCCCATTGTTTCTTCAGTTCTAGGAGTATGTACAGAAATAAAATCAGATTCTTTAATTAATTTATCTAATGCATCTTTCTTTTCCACATTAAATCTCTTGAATCTTTCATCCTGAATATATGGATCATATCCTATAACTTTCATTCCAAATGATTGCATCCTTGTAGCAACTAGTGAACCTATTCTTCCTAACCCTAC encodes the following:
- the serA gene encoding phosphoglycerate dehydrogenase, with amino-acid sequence MGNQWKILVTERIAEEGIEMLKQEADVHVDFELSSDEKRPELLKEIKNYDAIIVRSKTKIDRELFDASENLKVVGRAGNGIDNIEVKEATKRGVVVANTPDSNTISAAELAIGLLIAQSRNISQANTYIKSGKWERNKFKGSELYGKVLGIVGLGRIGSLVATRMQSFGMKVIGYDPYIQDERFKRFNVEKKDALDKLIKESDFISVHTPRTEETMGMIGEDEIEIMKEGVRLVNAARGGIISEQAILKGIKNGKIASAGIDVHEVEPCYDNPLYEYDNVIVTPHIGASTLEAQQNVGVTIANQVISALKGEVVTNAVNLPTLNRDELITTKPYIDLMDKLGGIYYQLYNDPVEKVEISYYGNVARQETDMATIAFLKGLLSPVVGEHVNYVNAKMLAEQRGIALKENKKMDVFNGYTQLITVKVRGKNKTFTISGNLSSKNEGKIVEIEGYEVDVEPSEFMIFVQNIDVPGVIGKIGTTLAIENVNIAKMQVGRNKPGERALMLLNVDDIVSKDTLDALTKVENVIWAKAVRL